A window of the Tunturibacter empetritectus genome harbors these coding sequences:
- a CDS encoding M13 family metallopeptidase — protein MLKAWTLEVPGRMRRRAGLGAMIAVAMTGTWSVGWAQQAKLVSDSSKPTETYLPIPGFDTTSLDASVDPCNDFYKFACGKFAANHPIPADQAGVDQFYALYNVNTQSLYGILTKAAAGGAGRSPDEQKIGDFYKACMDTDAIEAKGIAPTGPLLSEIDAVKSKEELSALAGNLQRIGVNVFFGYGEQQDFKDATKQIASVQQGGLGLPEKDYYLRTGAKDVELRDQYVAHVAKMLELAGSSPEKATKDAHSILTFETALAKASMGVTEMRDPEKTYHLQPIAKFEATVPGLNFGEFQDAIHSPRVSEINNATPEFFPALTKEIDATNLETLKAYLRYQVLTTYAGRLPKRFDAENFDFYGRKLNGQPEQAARWKRCSNSVNGALGEALGKVYVEQYFAGDSKAKMMEMVADIETAMGHDIDQLDWMSATTKTRAKEKLHQVTNKIGYPDKWRDYTKLEIKPDDALGNARRADAFENDRQLAKIGQPVNIFEWDMTPPTVNADYDDSQNTINFPAGILQPSFYDPKQDDAVNYGHIGAVIGHELTHGFDDQGKKFDGKGNLSDWWTAEDTKNFVARTDCLADEYGSFVAVDDVKVNGRLTLGENTADNGGLLLAYMAYLDRAKKEGVDLTAKKDGYTAPQRFYIGYAQNWCENPRPEQVRTQVLTDPHSPDHFRANGAIVNQPGFAAAFGCKKGAPMVPVKSCRVW, from the coding sequence ATGTTGAAAGCATGGACGTTGGAAGTTCCTGGCAGGATGAGGCGGCGGGCTGGACTTGGTGCAATGATTGCCGTGGCTATGACTGGCACTTGGAGTGTTGGCTGGGCACAACAAGCGAAGCTGGTGAGCGATAGCAGCAAGCCGACTGAAACCTATCTCCCGATTCCGGGATTCGATACCACCTCCCTGGATGCCTCGGTCGATCCATGTAATGACTTTTACAAGTTTGCCTGCGGGAAGTTCGCGGCAAACCATCCGATCCCTGCAGACCAGGCCGGCGTCGACCAGTTTTACGCGCTGTACAACGTGAACACCCAGTCGCTGTATGGAATTTTGACCAAGGCGGCTGCCGGTGGCGCGGGCCGTTCGCCTGACGAGCAAAAGATTGGCGACTTCTACAAGGCGTGTATGGATACGGATGCGATTGAAGCGAAAGGAATTGCTCCTACGGGGCCGTTGCTCAGTGAGATCGATGCAGTGAAAAGCAAGGAAGAACTGTCAGCCTTGGCCGGCAACCTGCAAAGGATCGGCGTGAATGTGTTCTTTGGTTATGGGGAACAGCAGGACTTCAAGGACGCAACCAAACAGATCGCATCTGTGCAGCAGGGCGGGCTCGGATTGCCGGAAAAAGACTATTACCTGCGAACGGGAGCGAAAGATGTTGAGCTTCGGGATCAGTATGTCGCACACGTCGCGAAGATGCTTGAGCTGGCGGGGAGCTCGCCGGAAAAGGCGACAAAGGATGCTCATTCGATTCTGACGTTCGAGACGGCACTGGCCAAGGCATCAATGGGTGTGACCGAGATGCGCGACCCGGAGAAGACTTATCATCTACAACCTATTGCCAAGTTTGAAGCGACAGTGCCGGGGCTGAACTTTGGAGAGTTTCAAGACGCAATCCATTCGCCGAGGGTGAGCGAGATCAATAATGCGACGCCGGAGTTCTTCCCTGCGCTGACTAAGGAGATTGATGCGACGAACCTGGAGACGCTGAAGGCTTACCTGCGATACCAGGTGTTGACGACTTATGCGGGCAGATTGCCGAAGAGATTCGATGCCGAGAATTTTGACTTTTACGGACGCAAGTTGAACGGGCAGCCGGAGCAGGCCGCGCGTTGGAAGCGTTGTTCGAACTCGGTGAATGGCGCGCTGGGAGAGGCTTTGGGTAAGGTGTATGTGGAGCAGTACTTCGCCGGAGACAGTAAGGCGAAGATGATGGAGATGGTCGCTGACATTGAAACGGCCATGGGACACGATATCGATCAACTCGACTGGATGTCGGCTACGACGAAGACGCGGGCGAAAGAGAAGCTGCACCAGGTTACAAATAAGATCGGCTATCCGGATAAGTGGCGAGACTACACCAAGCTGGAGATCAAGCCGGACGATGCGCTGGGGAATGCACGACGTGCGGATGCATTCGAGAATGATCGGCAACTGGCGAAGATCGGGCAGCCTGTCAACATCTTCGAATGGGATATGACGCCACCGACGGTGAATGCGGACTACGACGATAGCCAGAATACGATCAACTTTCCTGCAGGAATTCTGCAGCCTTCGTTCTACGACCCGAAGCAGGATGACGCCGTGAACTATGGGCATATTGGCGCAGTGATTGGTCATGAACTAACGCATGGGTTCGATGATCAAGGCAAGAAGTTTGATGGGAAAGGCAACCTGAGCGACTGGTGGACGGCGGAGGATACGAAGAACTTCGTGGCTCGGACGGACTGCCTGGCGGATGAGTATGGCAGCTTCGTTGCCGTCGATGATGTGAAGGTGAATGGCAGGCTGACGCTAGGCGAAAATACCGCGGACAACGGCGGTTTGCTGCTGGCTTATATGGCTTACCTCGATCGCGCAAAGAAGGAGGGCGTCGATCTGACAGCGAAGAAGGACGGATACACGGCCCCGCAGAGGTTCTACATCGGTTACGCGCAGAACTGGTGCGAGAATCCGCGGCCGGAGCAGGTGCGGACGCAGGTGCTGACCGATCCTCACTCGCCGGACCACTTCCGTGCGAATGGTGCGATTGTGAATCAGCCTGGATTTGCGGCGGCGTTTGGCTGCAAGAAGGGCGCGCCAATGGTGCCGGTGAAGAGTTGCCGCGTCTGGTAA
- a CDS encoding glycoside hydrolase family 16 protein, translated as MITIEPPSANSIPAPLRSGLTRTFTRACLIFLAAGVTLAAQSPATPNPNWRLTWSDEFNGPNGSSPDPAKWTYDIGGGGYGNHELESYTKRPVNAHQQDGHLIITARKEDLTGLDGIPRHYTSARINTKGLFSQAYGRFEARIQLPTGKGIWPAFWLLGDDIDTNPWPRSGEIDIMENIGDPATVYSTLHGPGYSGAKPISAKFPLPAGESVTAGYHLYAVEWTPNDIKFFFDDHLIVERTPADLPPGTHWVYDHPFFVILNLAVGGGWPGNPDETTIFPQKMLVDYVRVYQAASSAPQTPKPIQ; from the coding sequence ATGATCACCATCGAACCCCCAAGTGCCAACTCCATCCCCGCGCCTCTCCGCTCAGGTTTGACGCGCACCTTCACCCGCGCATGCTTGATTTTTCTCGCAGCAGGAGTGACCCTCGCCGCACAATCCCCGGCAACTCCAAACCCAAATTGGCGCCTCACCTGGAGCGACGAGTTCAACGGCCCCAACGGCTCCTCACCAGACCCCGCCAAATGGACCTACGACATAGGCGGTGGTGGCTACGGCAACCACGAGCTCGAGTCCTACACCAAGCGGCCCGTCAACGCCCATCAACAGGACGGCCACCTCATCATCACGGCCCGCAAAGAAGACCTCACCGGCCTGGATGGCATCCCGCGCCACTACACCTCCGCCCGCATCAACACCAAGGGGCTCTTCTCCCAAGCCTACGGACGCTTCGAAGCCCGCATCCAACTTCCCACCGGCAAAGGTATCTGGCCAGCCTTCTGGCTCCTGGGCGACGACATCGACACCAATCCCTGGCCAAGGTCCGGCGAGATCGACATCATGGAAAACATCGGCGATCCGGCTACGGTCTACAGCACCCTCCACGGCCCCGGATACAGCGGTGCCAAACCCATTTCGGCAAAATTCCCGCTCCCTGCGGGCGAATCCGTCACCGCCGGCTACCACCTCTACGCCGTCGAGTGGACCCCTAACGACATCAAGTTTTTCTTTGATGATCACCTCATCGTCGAGCGGACCCCAGCCGACCTGCCCCCCGGCACTCACTGGGTCTATGACCATCCTTTCTTCGTCATTCTCAACCTGGCCGTAGGCGGCGGCTGGCCCGGCAACCCCGACGAGACCACTATCTTTCCTCAAAAGATGCTCGTTGACTACGTCCGCGTCTACCAAGCGGCCTCCTCAGCACCCCAGACGCCGAAGCCAATCCAATGA
- a CDS encoding PhoH family protein — protein sequence MIKKSLEITPGIEPLYGTHDENLRLLEDKLNVTIDLRSDAIHVTGEATNVARVEQLFTDFDTLRKSGINLHNGELNGMLKLVVADPSITLKSLIDTGKQRSAGVKRMVQPRSPNQRKYVEAIEQSDMTFGLGPAGTGKTYLAVAMAVSALMAKKVSRIILVRPAVEAGERLGFLPGSLQEKVDPYLRPLYDALYDLLDPIKVDKLLESNVIEVAPLAFMRGRTLSDAFIIMDEAQNTTMEQMKMFVTRLGNNSKAVITGDLTQTDLPNPKKSGLLEALHVLDGVEGIRFCHFEDVDVVRHQLVQRIVRAYDIYGKAQQQLPLPIGEVAMPDPNLASTAKPIPKPQ from the coding sequence TTGATTAAAAAATCCCTGGAAATCACACCTGGCATTGAGCCCCTGTACGGGACCCACGACGAAAACCTCCGCCTCCTCGAGGACAAACTCAACGTCACGATCGATCTCCGCTCCGACGCTATCCACGTTACCGGCGAAGCCACCAACGTAGCCCGCGTCGAACAACTTTTCACCGACTTCGACACCCTCCGAAAATCCGGCATCAATCTCCACAACGGCGAACTAAACGGCATGCTCAAGCTCGTCGTCGCCGATCCCTCCATCACCCTCAAATCCCTCATCGACACAGGCAAACAGCGCTCCGCCGGCGTCAAGCGTATGGTTCAGCCCCGCTCGCCCAACCAGCGTAAGTACGTCGAAGCCATCGAGCAGTCCGACATGACCTTCGGCCTGGGCCCCGCCGGCACCGGAAAAACCTACCTCGCCGTCGCCATGGCCGTGTCCGCTCTCATGGCCAAAAAAGTCAGCCGCATCATCTTGGTCCGTCCCGCAGTCGAAGCCGGCGAACGCCTCGGCTTCCTACCCGGCTCCCTCCAGGAAAAAGTCGACCCCTACCTGCGCCCCCTCTACGACGCCCTCTACGATCTCCTCGACCCCATCAAGGTCGACAAGCTTCTCGAGTCCAACGTCATCGAAGTCGCCCCGCTCGCCTTCATGCGCGGCCGCACCCTCTCCGACGCCTTCATCATCATGGACGAAGCCCAGAACACCACCATGGAACAGATGAAGATGTTCGTCACCCGTCTCGGCAACAACTCCAAGGCCGTCATCACTGGCGACCTCACCCAGACCGATCTGCCCAACCCGAAGAAGTCCGGCCTCCTTGAGGCGCTCCACGTTCTTGACGGCGTAGAAGGCATTCGTTTCTGCCATTTTGAAGACGTCGACGTCGTTCGCCACCAACTCGTCCAGCGCATCGTTCGAGCCTACGACATCTACGGCAAGGCCCAGCAGCAACTCCCTCTTCCCATCGGCGAAGTTGCCATGCCGGACCCGAACCTCGCGTCCACAGCCAAACCCATACCTAAACCCCAATAA
- the rpsT gene encoding 30S ribosomal protein S20, which produces MANHVSSLKRARQTVAKTAVNRSNKSKLRGTLRQLRESIAKGDHAAATTQYRETASILDKSVQKGVLHKNTASRYKSRLNARVKAVAPKKAA; this is translated from the coding sequence ATGGCAAATCATGTTTCGTCTTTGAAGCGCGCACGTCAGACCGTAGCCAAGACCGCGGTAAACCGTTCGAACAAGAGCAAGCTCCGTGGCACCCTGCGCCAACTGCGCGAGTCGATCGCGAAGGGCGACCACGCCGCTGCAACCACCCAGTACCGGGAGACCGCGTCGATTCTGGACAAGAGTGTGCAGAAGGGCGTTCTGCACAAGAACACCGCGAGCCGCTACAAGAGCCGCTTGAACGCACGTGTGAAGGCTGTTGCGCCGAAGAAGGCTGCATAA